The following proteins are encoded in a genomic region of Brachypodium distachyon strain Bd21 chromosome 1, Brachypodium_distachyon_v3.0, whole genome shotgun sequence:
- the LOC100837047 gene encoding uncharacterized protein LOC100837047, whose amino-acid sequence MGEFDDYWARAYRGDPAVPHSDPQRLITTWTGAFALGAAACVHHHASNLASNLKSLPHSWQDMTMMLDQKRWKKILDKKQQQA is encoded by the exons ATGGGCGAATTCGACGACTACTGGGCGCGGGCGTACAGGGGCGACCCTGCGGTGCCGCACTCCGACCCGCAGCGGCTCATCACCACCTGGACCGGCGCCTTCGCCCTCGGCGCCGCTGCATGCGTTCACCACCACGCCTCCAACCTCGCCTCCAATCTCAAGTCCCTTCCCCATAG CTGGCAAGACATGACAATGATGCTTGATCAGAAGCGCTGGAAAAAAATTCTCGACAAGAAGCAGCAACAAGCTTAA
- the LOC100844124 gene encoding transcription initiation factor TFIID subunit 8: MSKGGGGGSWRMNGGEFGRAVARAAVAQMLQAAGFTCAHRSAVDALVDVLLRYICHLGSAATFHANLAGRAIPNECDVVQFLEVSGAAYQGFAGASSASSRCLVNSDVIRDIIMFAGAADDKPFMRQLPRFPTQHTLPQSSLSFAALGRESGMKHVPEWLPAFPDPRTYLRTEVLSEKVNEATVDEVQQLRQQMKAEKSLLSLQQRLALAGADGFRPTAVEDGAGKGKELDVVGIKSNPFLDSAFPYGEKKVSEVAVPNVGNKLSVLEAFAPAFAESEGEKLDEARHKDQARCQKRILPKERPPVYFRMGINRKSIVMTLNSRALEDREGPFFLKDDRKRRARLILAEAMDNPQEHTQL; the protein is encoded by the coding sequence ATGAGCAaaggcggtggaggtgggagCTGGAGAATGAACGGAGGCGAATTCGGGCGGGCGGTGGCGAGGGCGGCCGTGGCACAGATGCTGCAGGCAGCGGGCTTCACCTGTGCGCACCGCTCGGCGGTGGACGCGCTCGTCGACGTCCTCCTACGCTACATATGCCACCTCGGTAGCGCTGCTACTTTCCACGCCAACCTTGCCGGCCGCGCCATCCCCAACGAGTGCGATGTGGTACAGTTCCTCGAGGTATCGGGCGCCGCGTACCAGGGCTTCGCGGGGGCCTCCTCTGCCTCAAGCCGCTGCCTCGTCAACTCTGATGTCATCAGGGATATCATTATGTTTGCTGGCGCGGCTGATGACAAACCCTTCATGAGGCAGCTGCCCAGATTTCCGACACAGCACACGCTGCCGCAGTCGTCTTTGAGTTTCGCGGCGTTGGGTAGGGAGAGTGGGATGAAGCATGTACCGGAGTGGCTCCCAGCCTTTCCGGATCCTCGCACGTATTTGAGGACCGAGGTGTTGAGCGAGAAGGTTAACGAGGCCACGGTGGACGAGGTGCAGCAGCTGCGCCAGCAGATGAAGGCTGAGAAGTCGCTGCTCAGCTTGCAACAGCGTCTGGCACTAGCAGGTGCTGATGGGTTCCGACCTACAGCGGTGGAGGATGGTGCTGGAAAGGGGAAGGAACTAGATGTAGTTGGGATCAAGAGCAATCCATTTCTTGACTCAGCATTCCCTTATGGGGAGAAGAAGGTGTCAGAGGTAGCCGTGCCAAATGTGGGGAATAAACTCTCTGTCCTAGAGGCCTTTGCACCTGCATTTGCGGAATCAGAAGGTGAAAAACTTGATGAGGCAAGGCACAAGGATCAAGCTCGATGTCAGAAGAGGATACTTCCAAAGGAGAGGCCACCGGTGTACTTTAGGATGGGGATTAATAGGAAGTCAATTGTGATGACATTGAATTCGAGAGCCTTGGAGGACCGTGAAGGTCCCTTTTTCCTGAAGGATGATCGAAAGCGGAGGGCACGGCTGATACTAGCGGAAGCAATGGACAACCCACAGGAACATACTCAACTGTAG